The Rosa chinensis cultivar Old Blush chromosome 7, RchiOBHm-V2, whole genome shotgun sequence DNA segment AGTCCTCTAGGCATGTGTATAacttttgttttgattgcttTATAGTTTTGAGTTGTTCTGATATTTTGAATGTGGTTGCAATTGCTGGTTCATGAGATTTGACTGGATGCTTTTGATTTTGCCAAGTTGTATATCTCCATTATTTGTGAATTAATCGTCCTCACTGTCTCGGGACTTTGTATTCATTTTTGGTTAAGAAAGTTAAAGAGTCTTGAAACAATTACAAAGAAGTATTGATTAAGGGGAAGATGCATAAAGCAGCACCATTTTGTTAGGTTTTGAATCCAAGCTGCAGTGCTTGTTATATATGTCAAAAGCCTACAAAAGCATATAGTTCTCTTAGTTTCTTTGGGTGACTTCTGTGCATCTTATAAGTGTTTCGGGTGCTTTTACGTGTAATGAATTAGTGTTATATTACTTGAGTAGACTGATACTCtagattttcattttgggtccagaaaAAAAAGGTTCCAAGATTAGTTAAAACCCCTTATTTGGGTCCTGTTTGACGTTAACACAGTGCTAAAGTCCCACAAAACCCAATTTGATTATTGAATATGCCAATTTATGGTAATGTGCAATCCTTAAATAACACTGGATCTGTTTacattcttttgtttgtttggattgTTTCATCAAACTGTACATTTTAGTCTTAGAGACCAGCAATACATTGGTCTGATTTAGCCTAAACCAGATTTAAATCAATCGATACCCCTGCTAGTCCTCTTCTcttataacatatatatgtatttctCATGGtggagtttttttaattttaattgtcaTTAAACAGAGGAAGAAGACATGGCAAAGCGTCTGATTTCAATCTTCAGCCGTGGTTGGGCTCAAAAACTCCTCCCAACATCCTCCACTAAGGTTATCATCTTGTACATTTGTATTTACTCTATGTATTTGATACATTCTTCATGGGTCTGACAGTATCGGTGTAATCTTGGTTGGTCAATGTGGTATATAGCTGGACTCAGGAAAGGCTGTTACTGTGGGACTGGGTGGACAGAGTACAGCAGGTTACAGTACCCAAGTCAAGCAAGAGTATGTTTCTTTATgctgtttctctattttctcctATTTGTGAAGATATTGTCACCTTggtttgtgtgttttttttttggtattttgtcACCTAACTTTTGCTATGAGAGATCAAATAGAAAAGGAAACCTTGTGATTTTCACTGGATGGATTTTGTGCAGATCTCATTTTTATGATGGTGCCTTTGTGGATGCATTCCtgatgaaaatgaaaaacaacaaagagcTTCTTATGAATAAGAAAATCTGGTCCCGGAGATCTACTATTTTGCCAGAATTTGTTGGCTGCACTGTTCGCATTTATAATGGAAAAACTCATGTTCGTTGCAAAATCACTGAAGAAAAGGTCGGTCACAAATTTGGAGAATTTGCTATGACACGAAAACGGAGACTTCCAATGAAAAATGCTGCACCACTAAGAAAAGCGAACAAAACTGGCAAGAAAAAGTGAGTGTCTTGGTGCCTACTACATGCATATGGAACTATAGCAGTGAAGAAACCAGAAGATCTCCAATGCATTAGAGAAAATCTCCTGATCTAACATTTCGTTTTCACTCCTTTTCATTTAATAAGATCAGGTTTGTACTGAAATCAAAGGTGCACCACCATGCATGAATGGTGATtggttggaatttttttttctttttcttttatggagGGTATTAGCGATCTATTGGACGTTCCTGCTGAGAGGAAGCAACCACTTTTAGTCTCCTTGGCTATGTAGCTGTTATTATTTGCATTTACAGTTTTGTACCAAATTAATTAGAACAGCTCGTTTACATTGTTTCTTTAAAAATGGAAAGTGTCAACAAAATAGGCTCATAGTCTAGAACTCGAGCTAAAACCTGTCTTTGTATGAGTTCTTTAAATGGTTCACAGAAGCTCCGGATtgtatccatgactccatgttGATCATCTTTGGGATTTTACATCTACTTGATTCCTTAGCTTTTGAAGTGGTATGATCAGCATTTATCAAACTTGGCATGGTCATCAATCTAGTTGCCATTAGTGATGTTCCAAAATTCTTTCATATCTGTGTTTGGATCACCATAAAAAGCTTTACTGTAAACTGCTGCTTCTGAAAGAAATCTTCTGATAATGCAATAGAATATTGCAACAATACAAGTAACAACGAAACCAAGATTCTGGATTAGGAACTCCAAATAGGACCGGTTTGACCAAGCAAGAAAAGCAAGCCCACAACCCAGGCCATTTAACCGTAACCTGATGGTCATCCAACACATTAAGGTAGGGAAACTCGGACCAGAATGTCCCAAaagaggaattttttttttccttccccaatTGATAAATATAGCTGATATAAAGAAAATGGTTCGAGACAGGGACTAGTGTACCTCCAAAACTGAAATGAAAGAATATTTATTGGTATTTATCAACACAACAACGAACAATTACAACTTTCACTTTGACCCTCAATTTAAATTCCACCCACCAATCAGTTCCGTAGTATGTTTGAGTGCTAGGAAGATCAGtgatttacaagtatttgaccATACCACGACCCTCCACACTTAGCTTTGTGGCTTGAAGCTGCTTCTTCTTTGGCGCCTTCAACTGT contains these protein-coding regions:
- the LOC112176861 gene encoding ribosomal protein S19, mitochondrial → MAKRLISIFSRGWAQKLLPTSSTKLDSGKAVTVGLGGQSTAGYSTQVKQESHFYDGAFVDAFLMKMKNNKELLMNKKIWSRRSTILPEFVGCTVRIYNGKTHVRCKITEEKVGHKFGEFAMTRKRRLPMKNAAPLRKANKTGKKK